Proteins co-encoded in one Gemmatimonadota bacterium genomic window:
- a CDS encoding cytochrome C oxidase subunit II, with protein MRAKISRFAPAFSRGAAVLASSVLFGACGGESPAPEPEVVSEVMPPTEAPLPQLLAPPPGMGEPGVRQVAPGRFEAVIYASDLGFEPTEIRVPVGAEVIFKLTSRDQPHGFMIEATPVAFDVFPEGIAEATHTFTEVREHLVICHVYCGGGHEGMRAKVIVEAADDG; from the coding sequence ATGAGGGCGAAGATCTCTAGATTTGCGCCGGCGTTTTCACGGGGGGCGGCCGTCCTTGCGTCTTCGGTCCTCTTCGGCGCCTGCGGCGGAGAGAGCCCCGCACCGGAGCCCGAGGTGGTGTCCGAAGTTATGCCGCCAACGGAGGCACCGCTCCCCCAGCTCTTGGCCCCGCCCCCGGGCATGGGGGAACCAGGCGTCCGCCAGGTGGCGCCGGGCCGGTTTGAGGCCGTGATCTACGCTTCGGACCTGGGCTTCGAGCCGACCGAGATCCGGGTCCCCGTGGGTGCGGAGGTCATCTTCAAGCTGACTTCGCGCGATCAGCCCCACGGCTTCATGATCGAGGCCACTCCGGTGGCCTTCGACGTCTTCCCCGAAGGAATCGCAGAGGCGACCCACACCTTCACGGAGGTCCGCGAACATCTGGTGATCTGCCATGTGTACTGCGGTGGAGGCCACGAAGGGATGCGTGCCAAGGTGATCGTGGAGGCCGCGGACGACGGATGA
- a CDS encoding PadR family transcriptional regulator yields the protein MLHGFFGGFIRIHVLHHAAEAPIYGLAMMDELRRHGYEVGPGTLYPLLHEMEEAGFLAQEERVVEGRVRKYYRATPAGTQALREVREKIRELVGEVLEGEGPVLFDDSVPAKVRPTTQKA from the coding sequence ATGCTACACGGCTTCTTTGGCGGATTCATCCGGATCCATGTTCTGCACCACGCGGCGGAGGCCCCCATTTACGGCCTCGCCATGATGGACGAGTTGCGCCGTCACGGGTACGAAGTCGGCCCCGGCACCTTGTACCCACTCCTCCACGAAATGGAGGAGGCGGGGTTCCTGGCGCAGGAGGAACGTGTCGTCGAAGGAAGGGTCCGCAAGTACTACCGTGCGACTCCGGCGGGGACTCAAGCGCTCAGGGAAGTTCGCGAGAAAATCCGTGAGCTGGTCGGAGAGGTGCTGGAGGGGGAGGGACCGGTCCTTTTCGACGACTCGGTTCCCGCGAAAGTCCGGCCGACGACCCAAAAGGCCTGA
- a CDS encoding FAD-dependent oxidoreductase, producing the protein MGGRTLILGGGFGGIAAGIELRRLLGPGHTVVLVDRKPMFAMGLRKLWELVRLGTIADGSRHRSLLARHGIEFVEAEITSIDASGRTAETSAGKLAGDHLLIALGAVSRPDLVPGLLEHGHDVWTFAGATAAAKALAGFDGGRILVLVAGAPYPCPPAPYECVLHLDEHLRRRGLRDRTDLGVTTLQPMLMPNAGRAGSDWMAAQLDAHGITSHVGAKVEHIEAGRVTFADGGEQLFDLLVAVPPHRAPDVVSRSGLAAQHGWIAVDAGTLKTSYEGVYAVGDVTLIPLANGLPFPKAGVMAELQGLSVARAIAAEVSGQGPPPPFDGKAFCPVELGTQSAARVDGDWYATPEPIVTIAGPSTAQAAEKGEFEREHLERWFGDQMAEE; encoded by the coding sequence ATGGGCGGGCGGACATTGATTTTGGGCGGTGGTTTCGGCGGCATCGCGGCAGGCATCGAGTTGCGGCGCCTGCTGGGCCCTGGACACACCGTGGTGCTCGTTGATCGCAAGCCTATGTTCGCGATGGGGCTGCGGAAGCTGTGGGAACTCGTCAGACTCGGAACGATCGCGGACGGGAGCCGGCATCGCAGCCTGCTCGCGCGGCACGGGATCGAATTCGTCGAGGCCGAGATCACTTCGATCGACGCCTCGGGACGCACCGCGGAGACTAGCGCGGGGAAGCTCGCCGGCGATCACCTCCTGATCGCACTCGGCGCGGTGTCTCGCCCCGATCTCGTTCCCGGGCTTCTCGAGCACGGACACGATGTCTGGACGTTCGCCGGCGCGACGGCCGCCGCCAAGGCGCTCGCCGGCTTCGACGGCGGTCGCATCCTGGTCCTCGTCGCGGGTGCGCCGTATCCGTGCCCGCCGGCCCCCTACGAATGCGTGCTCCATCTGGACGAGCACCTCCGAAGGCGCGGCCTGCGCGACCGCACCGACCTCGGCGTCACGACCCTGCAGCCGATGCTCATGCCGAACGCCGGCCGGGCGGGCTCCGACTGGATGGCCGCGCAGCTGGACGCACACGGCATCACGAGCCACGTCGGGGCGAAAGTGGAACACATCGAAGCTGGACGCGTCACCTTCGCCGATGGTGGCGAACAGCTGTTCGATCTGCTGGTCGCGGTCCCGCCGCACCGGGCGCCCGACGTGGTCTCCCGAAGCGGGCTCGCCGCCCAGCACGGCTGGATCGCCGTGGACGCCGGCACGCTGAAAACCTCGTACGAAGGCGTCTACGCGGTCGGCGACGTCACCCTGATTCCGCTTGCCAACGGGCTGCCTTTCCCCAAGGCCGGCGTCATGGCGGAACTGCAGGGGCTGAGTGTCGCCCGTGCGATCGCCGCGGAGGTCTCCGGCCAGGGGCCGCCGCCGCCGTTCGACGGCAAGGCATTCTGCCCCGTCGAGCTCGGCACACAATCGGCCGCCCGGGTGGACGGCGACTGGTACGCCACCCCGGAGCCGATCGTCACCATCGCCGGGCCGAGCACCGCACAGGCCGCCGAGAAGGGCGAGTTCGAGCGCGAACACCTCGAACGATGGTTCGGCGACCAGATGGCCGAGGAGTGA
- a CDS encoding carboxypeptidase-like regulatory domain-containing protein, which yields MTRVLCVVLTLVALGAEAATGQAISGRVVNPDREGIQNAFVELLTADDEQLAGVFTDGNGRFRIQLMGPVARHVLAIGAIGHSPRSWEVPQVAPNDLLDLGDLQLQIQPIALSSLDVRVTRSRLTPGREWIRRRQLLGRGKFFPGAVLTAANPRSLSVYLSERTELWVEYDMRGTPSVYVPSADCTLVFVNEWPMNANVGNSVPRPRVGVESIDRPPANTALELQNMGFPSLDHVPLEWIAAVEVYESLRDVPPGRLQFSSSGAHSCAIVNVWTWNSW from the coding sequence GTGACACGAGTTCTTTGCGTGGTGTTGACCCTCGTCGCATTGGGTGCGGAGGCGGCGACGGGGCAGGCCATTTCCGGTCGTGTCGTCAATCCGGATCGCGAAGGAATTCAGAACGCGTTTGTCGAGCTTCTCACGGCGGATGACGAACAGCTTGCTGGGGTCTTCACCGACGGGAACGGGCGGTTTCGCATTCAATTAATGGGGCCGGTCGCACGGCACGTGTTGGCGATAGGTGCGATCGGGCACTCTCCGAGATCATGGGAGGTGCCCCAGGTCGCGCCGAACGATCTCTTAGACCTCGGAGACTTGCAGTTGCAAATACAACCGATTGCGCTTTCTTCTCTCGACGTTCGGGTGACCCGATCACGGCTCACGCCCGGCCGCGAATGGATACGGCGACGACAGCTCCTGGGGCGCGGCAAGTTTTTTCCGGGAGCGGTTCTGACAGCAGCTAATCCTCGTTCTCTCTCGGTCTATCTCTCCGAGCGGACGGAGCTCTGGGTTGAGTATGACATGCGTGGCACACCGTCCGTGTACGTCCCATCGGCCGACTGTACCCTGGTTTTCGTCAACGAGTGGCCCATGAATGCCAACGTTGGGAACTCCGTGCCTCGCCCAAGGGTCGGAGTCGAGTCCATCGATCGTCCTCCGGCGAACACGGCTCTTGAATTGCAGAACATGGGATTTCCCTCTCTGGACCACGTTCCATTGGAGTGGATCGCAGCCGTTGAGGTCTATGAGAGCCTGAGGGATGTGCCGCCGGGCAGGCTGCAATTCAGTTCGTCCGGCGCTCATTCCTGTGCGATCGTGAACGTCTGGACCTGGAATTCCTGGTAG